A single region of the Salipaludibacillus sp. LMS25 genome encodes:
- the ppc gene encoding phosphoenolpyruvate carboxylase, producing the protein MVDRKDPNARLRSDVKKLGNILGQVLTNHGGEELFQVVEEIREMAKGLREEFTQAQYEGLKEKIHELKSPERQDVIRAFSTYFHLVNIAEQNHRIRRSRQYRMNEDGTVQPISLESAVKTLKDDNHTPEVIQQILDDLSIELIMTAHPTEASKRTVLEIQKRISQILQELDSPLPTRKERDDLEESLVNEVTALWQTDELRHRKPSVIGEVKNGLYYFDQTLFDVLPAIHTELEDQLDDYFPGNQWRVPNFLFFGSWIGGDRDGNPFVTPEVTWETLKLQRELALKKYDEALIDLMRRFSHSSARVIMDDTLISTVEEEEKVYLKKSEAWPIKSEVYRRKFAIMLKRLRQVGKSKNGYSAAEELLADLQLIEKSAQSHQQQGHKLKKLGKLIRQVQLFGFHLATLDVRNHSGEHEIAIAEMLKVVKVCDDYASLSEDEKLTILQKVLQDPRPLLLLNEDYSEETQEIFKVFKMIKEAHEEFGPRAIEVYLVSMTKSSSDLLEVLVLAKEAGIYKLHADGSVESHITVAPLLETIDDLIAGPAIMKRLFKMDVYRHHIRERGDHQEIMLGYSDGSKDGGTLTANWKLFKAQQEIHDMAREFNIGLKFFHGRGGSLGRGGGPLNRSIVSQPAETLGDGVKITEQGEVLSSRYLLGDIAFRNLEQAASALISSSSKVHNETVKVTGLKEKWEEAMEMISEHSLKKYQALVFNDKDFLTYFKQTTPLNELRELNIGSRPMARKNSDKFENLRAIPWVFAWTQCRQNLPAWYASGTGLVAYASKSEDHLHVLQTMYQEWPFFHSTINNLQMALMKADLQTAEEYVGLVEEKAIGERIFNDIKEEYHLTRDILLKISQNDDLLGHTPNIQESVYRRNPYVDPLSYLQVDLIKKMRELNGQKSDELLTEVLLTISGVAAGLMNTG; encoded by the coding sequence ATGGTTGACAGAAAAGACCCAAACGCTCGTTTAAGAAGTGATGTAAAAAAACTTGGTAATATTTTAGGACAGGTTTTAACTAATCATGGTGGAGAAGAGCTTTTTCAAGTAGTTGAAGAGATCCGCGAAATGGCAAAAGGCTTGCGTGAAGAGTTCACTCAAGCCCAATATGAAGGGTTAAAGGAGAAAATTCATGAGTTGAAATCTCCGGAAAGACAAGATGTCATTCGAGCTTTCTCAACTTACTTTCATCTCGTTAACATTGCCGAACAAAATCATCGTATTCGACGGTCACGCCAATATCGCATGAATGAAGATGGCACAGTGCAGCCCATTTCACTCGAAAGTGCTGTCAAAACATTGAAGGATGATAATCATACGCCAGAAGTCATTCAACAAATTTTAGATGACCTATCTATAGAGCTTATTATGACAGCTCATCCTACAGAAGCTTCTAAGAGGACGGTTTTGGAAATTCAAAAACGAATTTCACAAATATTACAGGAGTTAGACAGTCCATTACCTACAAGGAAGGAACGGGATGATCTGGAAGAAAGTCTTGTCAATGAAGTCACAGCTTTATGGCAGACCGATGAATTGCGTCATAGAAAGCCATCTGTTATTGGCGAGGTAAAGAATGGGCTATATTATTTTGATCAGACACTGTTTGATGTCTTACCTGCCATTCATACAGAACTAGAAGATCAATTGGATGACTATTTTCCTGGCAACCAATGGCGCGTTCCAAATTTCCTTTTTTTCGGCTCTTGGATTGGTGGAGACAGGGATGGAAATCCGTTTGTAACTCCTGAAGTGACGTGGGAAACATTAAAGCTGCAAAGGGAACTAGCCTTGAAAAAATACGATGAAGCACTCATTGACCTTATGAGACGGTTCAGTCATTCCTCGGCTCGAGTGATCATGGATGATACACTTATCTCAACAGTAGAAGAGGAAGAGAAAGTCTATTTGAAAAAATCAGAGGCTTGGCCGATTAAGTCTGAAGTATATCGCCGTAAATTTGCTATTATGCTAAAACGCCTTCGTCAAGTAGGGAAGTCCAAAAATGGCTATTCAGCAGCTGAGGAGTTATTAGCAGATCTCCAACTTATCGAAAAAAGTGCCCAGAGCCATCAGCAACAAGGCCATAAACTGAAAAAGTTAGGTAAATTAATTAGACAAGTACAATTATTCGGCTTCCATCTAGCCACATTAGATGTGAGGAACCATAGTGGTGAGCATGAAATAGCCATTGCTGAGATGCTTAAAGTTGTCAAGGTATGTGATGACTATGCGTCTCTTTCCGAAGATGAGAAACTGACGATATTACAAAAAGTATTACAGGATCCTCGCCCACTCCTGTTGTTAAATGAAGATTATTCAGAGGAGACACAAGAAATCTTTAAAGTTTTTAAAATGATTAAAGAGGCGCATGAAGAATTTGGTCCTAGAGCAATTGAAGTCTATCTCGTTAGTATGACTAAATCGTCAAGTGATTTGCTCGAAGTGCTCGTTTTAGCAAAAGAAGCAGGCATTTATAAGCTTCATGCGGATGGATCAGTTGAAAGCCATATAACTGTGGCACCACTTTTAGAAACGATTGACGATCTTATTGCCGGGCCAGCAATTATGAAACGCTTATTTAAAATGGATGTTTACCGTCACCACATCCGCGAGCGAGGAGATCATCAGGAAATCATGCTCGGTTATTCCGATGGGAGTAAAGACGGTGGAACTTTAACAGCTAACTGGAAACTGTTTAAAGCTCAGCAAGAAATCCATGATATGGCTCGTGAATTTAACATCGGTCTTAAGTTCTTCCATGGCCGTGGTGGGTCATTAGGGCGCGGGGGCGGACCGTTAAATAGAAGTATCGTATCCCAGCCAGCTGAAACATTAGGGGATGGTGTAAAAATAACGGAGCAAGGAGAAGTCCTATCCTCTCGTTATTTATTAGGAGATATTGCTTTTCGTAACCTTGAGCAGGCTGCGTCAGCGTTAATTTCCTCATCGTCAAAAGTTCATAATGAGACAGTTAAAGTGACAGGGTTGAAAGAAAAGTGGGAAGAAGCGATGGAAATGATTTCAGAGCATTCTCTAAAAAAATATCAAGCCCTTGTATTTAATGATAAAGACTTCTTAACCTATTTTAAGCAGACGACACCTTTAAATGAACTTAGAGAGCTAAACATCGGTTCGCGGCCGATGGCTCGTAAAAATAGTGATAAATTTGAGAACTTAAGGGCGATTCCATGGGTATTTGCATGGACGCAATGCCGGCAAAACCTCCCTGCATGGTATGCCTCTGGAACTGGTTTAGTAGCCTACGCTTCTAAAAGTGAGGATCACCTTCACGTGTTACAAACGATGTATCAAGAGTGGCCATTTTTCCACTCAACGATTAACAATCTTCAGATGGCCCTTATGAAGGCTGATTTGCAAACAGCGGAGGAGTATGTTGGATTAGTAGAAGAGAAAGCAATAGGGGAGCGTATTTTTAACGATATTAAAGAAGAGTATCATCTTACGAGAGATATATTATTGAAAATATCCCAAAATGACGATTTATTGGGACATACACCAAATATTCAAGAATCTGTTTATCGACGTAACCCTTATGTGGATCCATTGAGCTATTTGCAAGTGGATCTCATTAAAAAGATGAGAGAGTTAAACGGACAAAAGTCAGACGAATTACTGACAGAAGTATTGCTTACCATTAGTGGTGTAGCTGCCGGACTCATGAATACAGGTTGA
- a CDS encoding YhdT family protein, with amino-acid sequence MSRDNHQNDPRFKIANREALIGVGLVLINFGWWYGFAYGLGSGPVEDYTYVFGFPAWFFYSCILGFIVMAVLVLIVVKGFFTYVSFEDNEPDNESEGGQE; translated from the coding sequence ATGAGTCGTGACAATCATCAAAATGATCCTCGGTTTAAAATAGCGAATAGAGAGGCATTGATAGGAGTTGGACTTGTTCTTATAAATTTTGGTTGGTGGTACGGGTTTGCTTATGGGCTTGGCTCAGGTCCTGTAGAAGACTATACATATGTGTTCGGCTTTCCCGCGTGGTTTTTTTATAGCTGTATCCTCGGATTTATCGTAATGGCTGTGCTAGTTCTAATCGTCGTCAAAGGCTTTTTTACATACGTATCTTTTGAGGATAACGAACCTGATAATGAGTCAGAAGGAGGACAGGAATGA